In Topomyia yanbarensis strain Yona2022 chromosome 2, ASM3024719v1, whole genome shotgun sequence, one DNA window encodes the following:
- the LOC131680093 gene encoding uncharacterized protein LOC131680093, which translates to MTPAAFDKLYDVVGKLLVKKSLRQPIAAKCRLFLTLMYLAHGSSHFYLSRLFRMGVSTVRSITQEVTQIIWNKLCGIYLPEVDENSWKQYSNEFKIQWNLPNCCGAIDGKHITLECPPKSGSLYFNYKKQHSISLMAICDANYNFLAVDAGAYGGNSDGSVFAASEFGRRLLRDELNLPSPCALPRSEHIIPHYIVGDAAFPLKSNLMRPYPGRNLSLTKENFNRRLSRARRTIENAFGIMVARWRILKSPLIMHPMSAEHIVKSVVILHNFVKQHCGSQYAPRGFADIANEDGDVQEGEWRKLVEPMASVSAGIVQRGNNAARSAYDIRDLLAQYLLENKIP; encoded by the exons ATGACTCCAGCAGCGTTTGATAAACTTTACGATGTGGTCGGAAAACTGCTTGTAAAAAAATCTTTGCGTCAACCGATTGCTGCAAAATGCAGACTGTTCCTCACATTGAT GTACTTAGCTCACGGTTCGAGCCATTTTTATTTATCACGATTGTTCCGGATGGGAGTGTCAACTGTGCGGTCAATAACACAGGAAGTTACACAAATCATATGGAACAAACTGTGTGGCATATATTTGCCTGAAGTGGATGAAAACTCTTGGAAGCAGTATAGTAACGAGTTTAAAATACAGTGGAACCTGCCAAATTGCTGCGGCGCCATTGACGGCAAGCATATTACATTGGAGTGCCCACCAAAATCCGGCTCACTCTATTTCAATTACAAGAAACAACACTCCATATCGCTCATGGCCATTTGTGAtgcaaattataattttttagcGGTTGATGCAGGAGCATATGGAGGCAATTCAGATGGAAGTGTGTTTGCAGCTAGTGAATTTGGACGTCGACTTCTTCGAGATGAATTGAATTTACCTAGCCCATGCGCATTACCACGAAGCGAACATATTATTCCACACTATATAGTAGGTGACGCAGCATTTCCACTTAAATCTAATTTGATGCGGCCGTATCCAGGTAGGAATCTATCTCTGACCAAAGAAAACTTTAACCGACGATTGTCTAGAGCACGGCGGACCATCGAAAATGCTTTTGGCATTATGGTTGCTCGTTggagaattttaaaatctccACTCATCATGCACCCGATGTCAGCGGAGCATATTGTAAAATCAGTGGTGATTCTGCACAACTTTGTCAAACAGCATTGTGGATCCCAATACGCTCCGCGAGGGTTTGCTGACATTGCTAACGAAGACGGTGACGTTCAAGAAGGTGAGTGGAGGAAGCTAGTTGAACCCATGGCGAGCGTTTCCGCAGGCATTGTCCAACGTGGGAACAACGCAGCGCGTAGTGCATATGACATACGTGATTTATTGGCTCAATATTtacttgaaaataaaattccatGA